The stretch of DNA AGAGCtatactctgggggcatgtctgTGAGGTCCCAtgtacatgcccccagagtgtagtactgtagctgcctggctgcattaGCTACTGACTGTAACAACACGAGCTAGGTAAAAtcgattgtttttgtttttttcgtaccgacagtactcggtgaagaaacaagatatacagtatgtgaaaactcgccagatttctcctttaatgagCAATTGAAGAGTTGTTTTCCAGAGTCTACTGTGCAAATGCAATATTTGATGGTCAAAAAGTCATACCTTCATCTATGGAGGCATGGTGGTCAGGTGATCTTTGGACACTCTGTTCAAGAAGACAAACAGGAAGTTTTGATATATtcatagaatatatatatatatatatatatatatactctcttGTTAAGCTCCTGATGGTGACCAAGCTGTTGATCTGCTTGATCAGCTCAACATCATACATGAATGTACTgaatatgtaaaactaaaatgtgtgcgtgtgtgtgtgagagagagagagagagagtgagatagagagagagagagaaaaccctGCAGCTATTTAATTGCCATGATAAAATAATCTTGGGAAGTTTCTTTGAATCATTTGCATCGGCACCGCAACTCACCCCAGTTGCTGACGGAGACAGACTAGCCAGGGTCAGtccaagcagcagcagcagcagcgcaggACCCATGGCTTCTgccgagacagagagatagaccgTAGCTTCTCACCAGATCGACCCCACAGACCGACTGCTGGCCAGATGTCCCCTTGTGCCCGATAACACTCTGACCCTCAACCCGCAAACCACTGCCCCCAAATCCCATCCCAACCTACAGCTATGCTTGGAAGGGTCAATGGACTTTAGAAAAGTAAATGAAGCTGATACCTGATCAGGCTCAGCATTTTCTTGTGTGTGCCACAGAAGATATTTCAAATACAGGATTACATTTGCTCATGGAAATGACTTGACACTGCCACACATTTACTTGTATATGAGGAGTGTCCCAATCATCATTGTAGGACAGTTATCGCAATGCAGTTAACTGTAATTGTCAAGGCACTCTGTAAATGCTGAATCAAATGAATCCTTTTGTTAATTATTGTTTTTGAGATGTTCAATGTGGCTTGTTTCTTTCCttcaataatattttttttgctgAGGCCTCGTCAACAATACCTGGTCTCTGGCTCAGTGTCACATTGATTAGTATTAGTTGACTGGGTTTAATCTCTGCAGGCCTCATTGTGTAATTGGCTTGATTTCCAATTTTGGTCACTTTGGATAGAGACTCTTTCAACATGTGTGTTCCTAAGGAATCCCctgtggcacagaaaacaacattgagctgaTGGTAACTGGGataaacaaacattaaaaaaaaaagttttaaaatctacattttgtagaacattacacTGAAGCCtgattcattttaatttcaaagTGTCTGCATTGGTTTTGAACATATCAACCCAGAAACCCTCTAAGAAGGACAGTTTGAAAGGGCCTTTATAGTAAGTGTCTGGCAAATCAGTAAGGTTAAGTTATACTTTATTTGTCCTGCAGgaaatttgtatgaacattttcCAATCCAGCGGTTAGTAtacccatacatacatacatacacacacagacagacacatacacacacacattcacacacacacacacacacacacttggagcaGTCAGCTCTctaggagcacacatacacacccggagcagtgggcagcccttgATCTGTTGCCCAGAGAGCAGTTGGGAGtcaggtgccttactcaagggcaacTCATTTGTGGATGTGGAAGAGCTCTGTTCAATCACAAGTCCAATTCCTTGACTAGTAGGCCACAGATGCCCTGCCCACTCAATgtaaattactttttttaaGACAGTTTAAGGCAGGgatgtcaaactcatattaggcagtgggctggatttgttggaatgagacctagTGGGGGGCCgtcattgtcattatcatttttctgcatgggtatcagagtgttgtttgattatatcacttatgagcaaacaagtacacaataatgtagcctactgctgtcatataccggtgtggctctttctctcttgaaatgcccgacttccatgttagtttttctgcttcttccttcctgaggatggtttgtagtgctaggtttaatcgatttatcatatcatagagatattgcttataacaaattgttgaagacaactggatgtgatCTTTTTTTCTAATTTCCCCCTTCCTTcccaaaacatctggggggccgtatgaaacctgctggcgggcctgatctagcccccgggccttatgtttgacacccctggtttAAGGGCTCTATTTTGGCGATCAGAAACGCGGCACAAAGTGACGCAAAGCGAGACACAAAGCTTATTTTTATCTTACGCCCAGTCAGTGGTGGATTTGGTACCATGCGCTTCACTTGTATTAAGCCTTGTGCCCAGGCGTGTGGcagaaggtgtggtctggcataTGATCCAAAAATCACTATCTTACATCCCTCTAAAAAtaattacgccactgaccaagaaaaacctggtctatagcgaaaggcgcataaaaagcacagctgaagaggcACTGTCAGGAGATGTAAgtagcaactcctctgcaggataaatatccttaggatttttattcagtcattcgaacattattggtgtaaatgtttttcttttttcaggcTACGTTTTCGATGGTAGCCCCTTGGCAGTCAATaatgaaagtaattaactgtgtagaactgttttgtcttTGATAAGatcacggtgaagttagtttcactttgccgagttcaaataatagacaagtgcagatgCATGGAGaaactctgctagtcacaaacaggttttagtatagcaaggtttagtggaatccctgtTCCATGCGGTCTTGCATGAGTTGtctgaagttgcgctgcttgctgttaaagggaatgttggatgtcactctcattggttgaaaggatgttacgcccaaaatacacccatgactgattaagaaacagaaGAATCCTTTTGAACAttgctaaatgtatttaaaCTTTCGCCACTGACCATGCGTTTCTAATCGCCAAAATAGAGCCCAAAAAATTGCTATAAGTAAGCCTGCAGTCATTGTAATGTACAGTGTACAACTCCATTCTCACACTGACCCAGACCTATTTTACCCAGTGATGTAAGTACCAGTGTCAATCAtcacattaataataataacaataatacatcCTATTTATAAAGCACTTTCAAGCTAATTTAAGCACAAAGTGGATATTTAACACTTGGACAGACGTCTCCAGAGCATATTATTCATTCTGCAGATGTGCAACAGTTGCATATCTGTTTACTGTACATGTCTAGATGTTTTATAGGTGATCTGATTACCATCTATCAAAAGAACAGAGAAAAACTGGTCATCACCAGTGTTTTTTGATGGTGTCGTTTTGATGCACTGGACCATGCTACTCTGTATGCCTCATATCAGCCTCTGGAGGTGCACCTCAGCTTATTGCTTCACATGTTATTTTGATGTTTGACTCTGTGAGGACTGTGATCAACTTCATCAGGTATGTCACCCACCAAGAGTTCCATGTCACtttaattaaaatgttattttatttcaaattaATTGTTAAAAGCTTGACAGCACTACACATATAGTACATTGAATTATAAGAAAATATTAACATTTGTCTTGGATACATCTGAAGATTCCTGCATGGGATACACACAGGAGACAAAGGAGGCACACATGCattgcacacgcacgcacaagcacacacacacacacacacacacacacacacttcttagctttgttattgtgtttagtctcttttactctctcacatatactttGATTCACATTTTGATCTTTTGCTTGTTGGAGTTGATCCAGTCAACAAACTTGGTGACGCGGGCATAAACTCCAGGTTTATTCTTCAAACCGCAGGCATCACCCCAGCTGACCACACCATAAACATAGTGGACACCATCCTTCTGACAGACTAGAGGGCCCCCAGAGTCACCctgtcaaaaaaagaaaaaaacaatttaaCAGCTTAAAGGATAATTACGAAAATTTTTCACCTACAgaagatctctgtttctcgaggtgtAGCACAGTAGCCTGGCTGCTCTATTATTTTCCCGGCTCGCTACTTCTCTCAACCTTGCTCAAGTTGAGAACTACCGTCCTGTCTCACTCCtacctttcctatccaaaggtatCAAatgagcagtctccaaacaggtctctgaattcctttcacagaacGACCTTCTTGATCCAAACCAATCTGGGTTCAAGAGTGGCCACTAAACCGAAactgctctgctgtctgtaacagaagccttaaaggaAGCTAGGGCAACCGCACGGCCATTCTcatactcattctgcttgacttatcagcTGCTTTTGACACGATTAAtccccgcatccttctctctatactctcaAACATGGGCATCTCTGGCTCTGCTCTCTattggtttgaatcctacctcacaggacgcttgtttaacgtatcatggctcgGACAGCTGTCCGCACCTCACTATCTCACCACAgaggtcccccagggctcaatgctgggcccccttctctttgctatctacaccacctctctgggacagattatccgttcgcatggcttctcataccactgctatgcagacgacacatatctctatctgtcctttcctcctgatgaccccttggtctcgGCACGGATCtctgattgcctctcagacatatctacatggtgaaggcacaccacctccagctaaacctctcaaaaaccgaactgctggtcctcccagctaaacctactatACATCATCACATAAGCATCAAAATTGACTCCCTCTCTGTTGCACTTACCAAGGCTGCAAGAAATTTAGGAGTCATGCTCaacaaccaactaaccttctctGATCTTGTTGTCTTGGTCATCTAGTCGTGCcgtgttaccccgctgctcatccagctacactggctacttATGGCCActcgcatcaaattcaagtctctaatgcttgcctacaaagtcgTCTAACTGTTggtgcagcaactcgagctaggtagcaaCGACTGTTTTTGTATTCCTCATCCTACTTTATAAATGGACCTTTGTTGTGCCAATAAAGACGTTGAAAATGTAAttgaattgagaaagagagagatgtcttacatccacacacagacacacacacacacaaacctgacaGGTGTCCACTGCCCCTTGCATTCTCCCAGCGCAGATCATGCTGTCGTCCAGCCTGTCGCCATAGACCTGAGGAGCTGTGCAGCGCTCCTGCGAAATCAGACGCACCTTGGCTGCCAGGAGCCTCGTACTGTAATACTCTGGTGGCAAAAAAGAATAGATGTGAACATTCATGCAATGTCCATACCTCCATTCATAATACAGTTCTATATCTTAATatagtaacactttataataaggtgTGTTACCTAACCATTTACAATGTATTAATAAATGGTTTGTTAGCTATTTACTATCATTAGATTACATTAGTAAATTACTTACAAATAGTAAGACAAAAGTCACTCAAAACATAAGCCGTGAGCAAATATAGATTCCAATATCTCCATATAAACTTACAAACATATACCGGTAGTTCAGAAAGATCATAAGATAACAGTTTAAAAAGATCATAATAAATGGTGTATAAGAAAGTAACTAACATGTATTACATGTTTCTTATCGGTTTATAAGTTGTTTTGCAGCCCCCAATTTGAAGTGTACTATTCATACTTTACTTTAGCTTTCAGGCCTGGCTTAGCAGATGCATTTGTCCAAAGCAATTTAGAAAATTGATGAATCAGATGGCATTTGAACCCAGGTCTCCAGCTTGAAAGGCTACATTAGCTACCCTCTGTGCCACCACTGACACACTATGGCTTTAATAAAAGCTATCGTTGATCATTAATCATGTCTTACATTTAAAATACTCTTTTAAATGAGATTTTTACTCATTTAAAAATCTGATTCAACTCACGTAGCAACCATCACGTCAGTGACTCATTAACCACTCTGGCACATGATCAAAGGTCAACGTCTTGTTTGCTACAGAGCATACAAAGTCGGGCATACAGGTTGTGGCATGCTCAACACTATGCGactttgttttgatttgttaCCGTTTTATAGTCCCTTTGAATTcgtttagttttcttttgaatcCATTTACAACTTGTGTGTGGATAGAtacctgtctctgtctctccccatcCTGATATGTAGCACTCAGAGGAGTCTGGTAGCGGTCCACTAGGCAGGCAGGCCGTCTTCACAAACCTGGTCTCTCTGGCACACTGGCCCTCCGGACCCTTCAGTCTCAGAAGAGCTGCAGTTCAAACAGGAAACAATCAACTATGACTAGATACAGCCTGTACCATCACAtcggtgtgacaggaatgtttaaaatttaaaggaaccgtatgtaagaaatgtatttcatttaatcataaaatgggcctgatatgtcactagacattaagaaatcatgttcatttcaaatacttatatcactgacaacattagtccggccaggatactGTCATTTAAAAattgaagttgcagccctcaactgatgttgatgttgtgttttgtcatgtcatgttgtgtgttgacctgatgcgccaccctccacctatctactaatcacaaagtcagtagtggcATCCGGGTGGGCAACCTCGAGTTAGAGGGGAGGGCgatctacagtaatttgaaagtgattgtggCCAAAATTAGAACtgcaatcttacatatggttccgttAACATTGTAGAGAATATCTGGATTCATCGAATTCAACATGGAATTAGAATTCAAGAAGGGTTGAGTTTTTAGAATTGCTGCTGAAGGGTTAACAAATGGGGAGAAGGGTCATTTTGATTGTTGATCTGAAAATGACTATGTTTGTGTATCCAGAGTTTACACAAAAAGGATGAAAGGTCTAAATCAAAAGAAGGAGGTACCCTGTGGTTACTAGATTGCAGAGGAATATTGGAAACGAAAGACTGGAAGAGTAAGGTTGACACAATGGAGAATGGAGTGTTCTCCTCTGTAAGGTGGAACTACTGTAGGAGTCAAAAAGCACCtcaaaaagtaattagttagggATCAGTTAGGGATCAACAGTACTTAATGGCATTACCAATGCTCTTCTGGATTCTGTTAGACTCTTAGATAAGAATGGAGAACTTGGCTTTACTTTAGATCAAGGGACGAGGTGACCAGGCAATGGCACTCACCAATGTCATTGAACAGAGCCTCTTTAGTCTCCTTATAGTTCTCATGAACTATGAAATCCTCCACAGGGATGATCTGTTCTGAGTCCTCCTTCTTCTCAATATGGATACCACCCACCTCCACCTGCATCTCCATCATCCTGTTACTGAGGGGAGGAAAATCCAGGGACAGCCAATGAGCTCTTCCTTCAAATCAAGACTCCCACATGAACCAGCAAAATACAAATTCAGAATAAATACACCATTCAAGTCAAGACTAAGTTTGACAATCTGACTGCTACATTACAATAACAGACTTCAGAAACAGAAAAATTACAGGAGAGTGAGGATTTTTAGGAGATATGGTCATCTTCCATATGAGCATATCTTCTAAAAACTTTACAGAACTATTCTCAGACAGACCACTCACATGCAGTGGGCGGCTGTGAGGACCCAGCACGAGTCGATGAGGATCCCCCCGCACGTGTGTCCGAACTCGTCCCTGCTGCGCTTGCGCCTGACCTGCAGCGAGACCTGCCAGGGGTGGGTCGCCGGCATCACCTTGTGGCCCCCGAAGATCCTGGGGGTCATGGCACTAGGCTGAGGCTTGCCACACTGGGCAAATGGCTGCGTGGAGGGAGCCTGGGTGCCAAGAGGGTTGACGATTTCAGGAGTGACCGGTACCATGGGTAAGGCTTGGGAAGGAGAGAGgtgacaaggggggggggggggataccgaaaaacatttttttgcatttatttgGATAGGACAGTAAAGTGtgacaggaagagagatggggtggtatcgggaaatgaccacaggtcaacttcaaacctgggtccccgtgggcacttggactgCATGGTATGGGCCCTGTAGCCTGCTGAGCCAGCACCCGCAATTTGAGGATTTTTTTTACTTATAGCATTTATACATTTGATGGACACTTTTATGTCTTTAAATACACTTGTGTATTGcttataaaatataatatattacATACAACATGtctttgtatatttgtgtgttatCTATATTGTCACTGTCATTGCCACTATTTACTGTATTGCCAGATTGACACCAACGGCCAGAACCAAATTCCTTgtgggaataaaaaaaaaatctgattccGATTTATACAGAATGGATATGCTTTTGTGCTTTTGTGTCTGcttgtgcacatgcatgtgcacacctataagtgtgtgtctgtgtgtatgtgcaaggtGCACTCATGTTTTACCTGTGGTTCCAGAGCACCTAGTCACATTGCAGAAATTCCAGTCTAACATCTTCTTTATCTTGATGAAGCACCAGGGGGCGTCCTCTCCATCAGGATTTCTTTCAAGAGAACCAGGAGAACCACAAAATCATCTTTGGATTCCATTCCCGGCAGGACACACATTAGCTGTCTTTTTCATCATTTTCAACAGAGGTGAAACGTTTTCTCTGGATACTTCAAGCAGAAGAAACTCACTTCATACGTGGTAAAACAGTTTGAAATTAATTCAGGATGGAATTCAGTAAAATTGCTACATGAATTCAAGAACATTATCAGGTACACCTGTATATATGTTTAGTAGGAACCTCGGACAGTAGGATAGGAACCTGTGTATGACTAACCAAAGTAGCctcaagtaagtaagtaagtaagtaaacttttatatagcacattttgaGGCACAAATCGCAATGCTAAGTGCTTCACACAAATAccggtacacacatacagtacaa from Alosa sapidissima isolate fAloSap1 chromosome 24, fAloSap1.pri, whole genome shotgun sequence encodes:
- the LOC121700680 gene encoding hyaluronan-binding protein 2-like isoform X2 → MFFTCTLGLVVEEMEWHLDKMEEKMFADKRRLDEMRFEEQVFRIFENSCESTANVEAMEEFGPTEKGNIEKAMSPALLLLILTLFGQSQPARGDLMKVFVDVVDALGDYAYYDYTEEPAAAASDYDLSWLSDLLDENRDDCEPNPCENNGTCEVKANGGYKCLCVPTYRGKHCEIYVSPCKKGNCGRGECVLIKTAPFYECKCTAPFRPPDCRKAAACKQNPCLNGGSCQKGRTRSQFTCLCPLGYSGKLCQVGPDDCYEGDGQSYQGFVSETMDGHDCLPWNSHLMRDGGFDLDTISGLGPHSYCRNPDGEDAPWCFIKIKKMLDWNFCNVTRCSGTTALPMVPVTPEIVNPLGTQAPSTQPFAQCGKPQPSAMTPRIFGGHKVMPATHPWQVSLQVRRKRSRDEFGHTCGGILIDSCWVLTAAHCINRMMEMQVEVGGIHIEKKEDSEQIIPVEDFIVHENYKETKEALFNDIALLRLKGPEGQCARETRFVKTACLPSGPLPDSSECYISGWGETETEYYSTRLLAAKVRLISQERCTAPQVYGDRLDDSMICAGRMQGAVDTCQGDSGGPLVCQKDGVHYVYGVVSWGDACGLKNKPGVYARVTKFVDWINSNKQKIKM
- the LOC121700680 gene encoding hyaluronan-binding protein 2-like isoform X3: MLRQWKSLAQQKKATLKKDLMKVFVDVVDALGDYAYYDYTEEPAAAASDYDLSWLSDLLDENRDDCEPNPCENNGTCEVKANGGYKCLCVPTYRGKHCEIYVSPCKKGNCGRGECVLIKTAPFYECKCTAPFRPPDCRKAAACKQNPCLNGGSCQKGRTRSQFTCLCPLGYSGKLCQVGPDDCYEGDGQSYQGFVSETMDGHDCLPWNSHLMRDGGFDLDTISGLGPHSYCRNPDGEDAPWCFIKIKKMLDWNFCNVTRCSGTTALPMVPVTPEIVNPLGTQAPSTQPFAQCGKPQPSAMTPRIFGGHKVMPATHPWQVSLQVRRKRSRDEFGHTCGGILIDSCWVLTAAHCINRMMEMQVEVGGIHIEKKEDSEQIIPVEDFIVHENYKETKEALFNDIALLRLKGPEGQCARETRFVKTACLPSGPLPDSSECYISGWGETETEYYSTRLLAAKVRLISQERCTAPQVYGDRLDDSMICAGRMQGAVDTCQGDSGGPLVCQKDGVHYVYGVVSWGDACGLKNKPGVYARVTKFVDWINSNKQKIKM